One Neisseria sicca genomic region harbors:
- a CDS encoding chloride channel protein has product MPTKPPAYHITHKIRQTRRISRKSIAFLFLLAGSALVALTALLFAWMADFALETNAELVQKYPWFAWVALPFGLPLIVWITRRFAPYTSGSGIPQVLASLALPYGANKTRLIRLRETLLKIPLTFLAMCAGASVGREGPSVQVGAAVMSAWGAWCKKHGFAFRGMQENDLIAAGAAGGLAAAFNAPLAGVIFAIEELGREVMLRWERQILLGVLAAGFIQVAIQGNNPYFSGFSGGALDNMLGWVLGCGLACGIAGGLFGRTLYLGATAFAPAKWREHIRRHPLITAALIGILLAAIGTLYQGKTYGTGYHEAAQALRGIHEAPAGLAVAKWFSTVLSYWAGTPGGIFTPSLTIGAVLGERIAVLTGLAQGTHVLVLLCMAAFLAGATQSPLTSAVVVMEMTGGQNLLFWLLIACIFASQVSRQFSPRPFYHAAGTRFKRQVEQSGQK; this is encoded by the coding sequence ATGCCGACCAAACCGCCCGCCTACCACATCACGCACAAAATCCGCCAAACCCGCCGCATTTCGCGTAAAAGCATTGCTTTTCTGTTCCTGCTGGCAGGTTCAGCACTGGTTGCGCTGACTGCCCTCCTGTTTGCCTGGATGGCGGATTTCGCGTTGGAAACGAATGCGGAGCTGGTGCAAAAATATCCTTGGTTTGCCTGGGTCGCCCTGCCCTTCGGGCTGCCGCTCATCGTCTGGATCACCCGCCGTTTCGCCCCCTACACCTCCGGCAGCGGCATCCCGCAAGTGCTCGCCAGCCTCGCCCTGCCCTACGGCGCCAACAAAACCCGCCTGATCCGCCTCCGCGAAACCCTCCTCAAAATCCCGCTGACTTTCCTCGCCATGTGCGCAGGCGCATCCGTCGGGCGTGAAGGGCCGTCCGTCCAAGTCGGCGCGGCAGTCATGAGCGCGTGGGGCGCATGGTGCAAAAAACACGGCTTCGCCTTTCGCGGCATGCAGGAAAACGATCTTATCGCCGCAGGCGCGGCAGGCGGTCTAGCCGCCGCGTTCAACGCCCCGCTGGCAGGCGTGATTTTCGCCATCGAAGAACTCGGGCGCGAAGTCATGCTGCGTTGGGAGCGGCAAATCCTGCTCGGCGTCCTCGCCGCCGGTTTCATCCAAGTCGCCATACAAGGCAACAACCCCTATTTCTCAGGCTTCAGCGGCGGCGCGCTCGACAATATGCTCGGCTGGGTATTGGGCTGCGGACTCGCGTGCGGCATCGCAGGCGGACTGTTCGGGCGCACCCTGTATCTCGGCGCCACCGCCTTCGCCCCCGCCAAATGGCGCGAACACATCCGCCGCCACCCCCTGATTACCGCCGCCCTCATCGGCATCCTGCTCGCCGCCATCGGCACACTTTACCAAGGCAAAACCTACGGCACAGGTTACCACGAAGCCGCCCAAGCCCTGCGCGGCATCCACGAAGCCCCCGCCGGACTCGCCGTCGCCAAATGGTTCTCCACCGTCCTGAGCTACTGGGCAGGCACGCCCGGCGGCATCTTCACCCCCTCCCTGACCATAGGCGCAGTCTTGGGCGAACGCATCGCCGTCCTCACCGGACTCGCCCAAGGCACCCACGTCCTCGTCCTCCTCTGCATGGCAGCCTTCCTTGCCGGCGCCACCCAATCCCCGCTCACCTCCGCCGTCGTCGTGATGGAAATGACCGGCGGACAAAACCTCCTCTTTTGGCTGCTCATCGCCTGCATCTTCGCCTCACAAGTCTCCCGCCAATTCTCCCCCCGCCCCTTCTACCACGCCGCAGGCACACGCTTCAAACGACAGGTGGAACAAAGCGGACAGAAGTGA
- a CDS encoding rolling circle replication-associated protein gives MNRSAKGSAKRDLPCLYSNNCIETAESGEIKQLHVKHENRKADTLNEFSTSYKKSTTALEMNVKAFIEAFGLNKVGFLTLTFADDVTDPKEAQRRFHSLRTNFLKRHFPEYVCVYERTKKGRIHFHLIVNTRVDIRRGLNFREIAAGRYSSANPALRKLWALLRENVHKYGFGRTELLPVKTNSKGLARYVSKYISKHINSRLPEDKGYRLVRTSMDKKSMWKIANSNFAFVSKGSKEWRRKLKKWVEQVEDYLNRVAEWKHRPALPSITQDNYNTVLSSVLSPKWAFKNREIIVNME, from the coding sequence ATGAACCGTTCGGCTAAAGGGAGCGCGAAGCGCGACCTTCCTTGTCTATATAGTAATAACTGCATTGAGACCGCTGAAAGCGGCGAAATTAAGCAGTTGCATGTAAAACATGAAAACCGTAAAGCGGACACGCTGAACGAGTTTTCCACTTCTTACAAAAAATCCACTACCGCACTAGAAATGAACGTCAAAGCGTTCATTGAAGCCTTTGGCCTGAACAAAGTAGGCTTTTTAACCCTGACCTTTGCCGATGACGTAACCGACCCTAAAGAAGCGCAACGCCGTTTTCATAGTTTGAGAACAAACTTTCTCAAACGCCACTTTCCAGAATACGTTTGCGTTTACGAACGCACAAAAAAAGGCCGTATCCATTTCCACCTGATTGTAAACACCCGTGTCGATATACGGCGCGGCCTGAATTTCCGCGAAATTGCCGCAGGCCGTTACAGTTCCGCCAATCCCGCATTGCGCAAACTGTGGGCATTGCTCCGCGAAAACGTTCACAAATATGGCTTTGGCCGTACAGAACTTTTGCCCGTCAAGACCAACAGCAAAGGATTGGCGCGCTATGTTTCAAAGTATATTAGCAAACATATCAACAGCCGCCTGCCGGAAGACAAAGGCTATCGGCTCGTGCGTACCAGCATGGACAAAAAGTCAATGTGGAAAATCGCAAACAGCAATTTTGCCTTTGTATCAAAAGGTTCGAAAGAGTGGAGACGCAAGCTAAAAAAGTGGGTTGAGCAGGTAGAAGACTACCTTAACCGCGTGGCCGAATGGAAACACCGCCCAGCCCTGCCCAGCATTACCCAAGACAATTACAACACCGTATTGTCGTCTGTCCTAAGCCCGAAATGGGCGTTTAAAAACCGTGAAATCATCGTAAACATGGAGTAA
- a CDS encoding virulence factor TspB C-terminal domain-related protein, translated as MRNDTRSRIFNRSVTLYVVGIIAAFNPVPSLAEATLPPPAQHQNAGFPSEQALRQKGYDPKTGIWKVESRPTGKPTVSSGGGQITGTQNQRVTVTDAHGNKATINTQVTQRVSTGKIESIAGGTLAGLTAAGGAIGSDFAARAYKQAKNGDWGGAAREGFGAVLEGLSKLDFTGFGSGVNNFLDKTSIRPNSSSGQLAQAAQQAATAQAQAEQSGDLGRAIAAAAAKKAAEGAASAAKQAEGWTTSGKMLAEASKNKDGSYSQLYLRRVDIGSGSNVRPRLNIEGYAWVIDKYNGSYNWGYCTGGNCNGWYKGSLPEGYDKVAGYVYTPITNDAQLQVARAKVTGQTPAEQDKIIKEMTLNQNDIKDILKRMLENQQTNHAELMNQLAKMGNVVPDSTTSTEFTPATATTAPYTPTGSNMPQQTQITINRDGSITTTVIPRPDLVPNSPQAPTRTALIPNKPSTPTTPTTPTSPTTPTTPAAPTEPTSPTSPTAPTTPQNPSGEQQNQDLCTKNPAAPQCTGENTAYEDLGIPEQSIDLNGLKPLDVFQNDGVCPAPVQVQMGAMGTLEFSYDGLCQTLRMIRPILIIGTIIMCGWFAYNAIKEL; from the coding sequence ATGAGAAATGACACCCGAAGCAGAATTTTTAATCGCAGTGTTACCCTATATGTTGTTGGCATTATTGCTGCATTTAATCCTGTTCCGTCGTTAGCAGAAGCCACGTTGCCACCGCCCGCCCAACACCAAAACGCGGGCTTTCCGAGTGAGCAGGCATTGAGACAGAAAGGATACGACCCAAAAACAGGCATTTGGAAAGTAGAGAGCCGCCCCACGGGCAAACCGACCGTAAGCAGCGGCGGCGGCCAAATCACCGGAACGCAAAACCAGCGTGTAACCGTAACGGACGCGCACGGAAACAAAGCAACGATTAACACGCAAGTAACGCAGCGGGTTAGTACTGGCAAAATTGAATCTATAGCAGGTGGTACGCTGGCAGGTTTAACTGCCGCAGGTGGTGCGATTGGTTCAGATTTTGCCGCAAGAGCTTATAAACAAGCCAAAAATGGAGACTGGGGTGGAGCGGCTAGAGAGGGATTTGGGGCAGTTTTGGAAGGTTTGTCAAAACTTGATTTTACGGGTTTTGGCAGTGGAGTTAATAATTTTTTGGATAAAACAAGTATACGCCCTAATTCTTCATCAGGCCAACTTGCACAAGCCGCCCAACAAGCCGCTACCGCCCAAGCCCAAGCAGAACAAAGCGGAGACCTAGGACGAGCAATTGCAGCCGCAGCCGCCAAAAAAGCCGCCGAAGGCGCGGCCTCCGCAGCAAAACAGGCGGAAGGGTGGACGACATCAGGGAAAATGCTTGCTGAAGCCTCGAAGAACAAAGACGGTAGCTATTCCCAACTATATTTGAGACGTGTCGATATTGGTTCAGGTTCTAATGTTAGACCAAGACTTAATATAGAAGGCTATGCTTGGGTAATAGATAAATATAATGGTTCATATAATTGGGGATATTGTACAGGTGGAAATTGTAATGGTTGGTATAAAGGTAGCCTTCCTGAAGGTTATGACAAAGTTGCAGGATACGTCTATACCCCGATAACAAATGACGCACAATTACAGGTTGCTCGTGCAAAAGTTACAGGTCAGACCCCTGCTGAACAAGACAAGATAATTAAAGAAATGACGCTAAATCAAAATGACATTAAAGACATTTTGAAGCGTATGCTCGAAAACCAACAGACCAACCATGCAGAACTGATGAACCAGCTAGCAAAAATGGGGAACGTCGTACCGGACTCTACAACATCGACCGAGTTCACGCCAGCCACGGCTACCACTGCCCCCTATACTCCCACAGGCTCGAACATGCCGCAGCAGACCCAAATCACGATAAACCGAGACGGCAGCATTACGACAACGGTAATACCCCGTCCCGACCTCGTGCCGAACAGCCCGCAAGCACCAACGCGAACCGCTTTGATACCCAACAAACCAAGCACACCGACCACGCCTACAACACCAACAAGCCCTACAACGCCGACCACACCCGCCGCACCGACAGAGCCGACCAGCCCTACAAGCCCGACCGCTCCGACCACACCGCAAAACCCAAGCGGCGAGCAGCAGAACCAAGACCTATGCACAAAGAACCCAGCCGCCCCCCAATGCACGGGCGAAAATACCGCATATGAAGACCTCGGTATACCAGAACAATCCATAGACCTTAACGGCCTGAAGCCGCTGGACGTATTCCAAAATGATGGCGTATGCCCCGCCCCCGTACAGGTGCAGATGGGCGCAATGGGAACGCTTGAATTTAGTTATGACGGATTGTGCCAAACTTTAAGAATGATTCGACCAATTTTAATAATCGGAACAATCATAATGTGCGGCTGGTTTGCATATAACGCGATAAAGGAACTTTGA
- a CDS encoding DUF2523 family protein, with protein sequence MWGNLITAVLMTVAGRIIAALGLSFVTYVGLNELQGYLMRAVQNQIGGIPDTALQLAYILGIGVMLNWIFGTFVFIQSIKAFSKLSAGIAKK encoded by the coding sequence ATGTGGGGAAACCTGATAACAGCCGTATTAATGACAGTGGCAGGCCGCATCATAGCAGCCCTAGGTTTGTCGTTTGTAACCTACGTAGGCCTTAACGAGTTGCAAGGCTATCTGATGAGAGCCGTACAAAATCAAATCGGGGGCATACCTGACACCGCCTTGCAGCTTGCATATATCCTAGGTATAGGCGTAATGCTCAATTGGATTTTTGGTACATTCGTATTTATCCAATCAATAAAAGCCTTTTCAAAACTTTCGGCGGGCATCGCAAAAAAATAA
- a CDS encoding zonular occludens toxin family protein, with protein sequence MIYLITGVPGSGKTLKMISDLMNRKDLQGRPLYLDGIPEVKGEIIPNLPIPDGETMQTWYKWAPPSAILVIDECQRVFRPRPSGSKVPEHVSELETHRHKGIDIFLLTQHPRLLDSNVRALVGHHCHISKTNMGFRRMLEWERCADPTTKADVAGAVTSVYTLDKKAYGVYKSAEEHTKIRTKLSRTVYVFPIALAVIIGGLWTAYSFWRNMTAEKPQKPPVAAQAARPAAADAAAAPTADAGAAAGQYPPQPQQQAQAANTQQQRPHLSEQDYKPVIDGQPHTAPIYDQFNKAVKTMPYPVACVKNENRCTCYTEQGTPIKGFSKTQCLEFVKNGIYNPYKAPAQTQTAAEEPKQAESESGQVLTMGGESQQNLMYDGYSEKALTNQGAKVGI encoded by the coding sequence ATGATTTATCTGATTACAGGTGTACCAGGTTCGGGCAAGACCCTTAAAATGATTTCCGACCTGATGAATCGCAAAGACCTGCAAGGTCGGCCGCTGTATCTTGACGGCATCCCCGAAGTCAAAGGCGAAATCATCCCAAACCTACCCATACCCGACGGCGAAACTATGCAAACTTGGTACAAGTGGGCACCTCCGTCGGCCATTCTTGTGATAGACGAATGCCAGCGCGTTTTTAGGCCGCGCCCAAGTGGTTCTAAAGTCCCCGAACACGTATCAGAATTGGAAACCCACCGACACAAAGGTATAGATATTTTTCTGTTGACGCAGCATCCCCGCTTGCTTGACAGCAACGTCCGCGCCCTAGTCGGCCACCATTGCCACATAAGCAAAACAAACATGGGTTTCCGCAGAATGCTTGAATGGGAGCGGTGTGCCGATCCAACAACTAAAGCAGACGTAGCAGGCGCAGTTACAAGCGTCTATACGCTGGACAAAAAAGCCTACGGCGTTTACAAAAGCGCAGAAGAACATACAAAAATCCGCACAAAGTTGAGCCGTACCGTTTACGTCTTCCCGATTGCACTCGCCGTCATCATCGGCGGTTTGTGGACGGCTTACAGTTTCTGGCGGAACATGACGGCGGAAAAGCCGCAAAAGCCACCCGTTGCCGCGCAAGCGGCAAGACCCGCAGCGGCGGACGCGGCAGCCGCCCCGACGGCGGACGCGGGCGCAGCAGCGGGGCAATACCCGCCCCAGCCGCAACAGCAGGCGCAGGCGGCTAATACGCAGCAGCAGCGGCCACACTTGAGCGAACAAGACTACAAGCCCGTCATAGACGGCCAACCCCATACAGCGCCGATATACGACCAATTCAACAAAGCAGTTAAAACCATGCCCTATCCAGTTGCTTGCGTCAAAAATGAAAACCGCTGTACTTGCTACACCGAGCAGGGGACACCTATAAAAGGTTTCAGTAAAACCCAATGTCTTGAGTTTGTCAAAAACGGCATATACAATCCGTATAAAGCACCGGCACAAACGCAGACGGCGGCGGAAGAGCCGAAGCAGGCCGAATCCGAAAGCGGCCAAGTGCTGACGATGGGCGGAGAAAGTCAGCAAAATCTAATGTATGACGGATATAGCGAAAAAGCCCTGACTAATCAGGGCGCGAAAGTTGGGATATGA
- a CDS encoding IS110 family transposase: MYLGIDVSKRTLDCCLISDSLFFERKFDNGQDGFQKLKEWLQEHEADETLHCCCEATGKYYQAAAEFLAESYTVSVENPRKIKGYGTAKLQRSKTDRLDARLIAGYCRDMKPRPWQQPDQAQTKLKELNQYRQRLKRQKAAEQTKIQTVPEYLVQLVKAHIEHLQDQIRLVNGQIKQFYQDHPIHKQNRRRLQTITGVGEAAADALLAVLAAHQRFKSAKQLTAYLGLDPKTHQSGTSVNGRERISKVGSVHIRTALYMPAMQAYRSSTFAAFVNRLKTNGKRPKQIIVALMRKLAVIAYHLIKTGSDFEEKRYL; the protein is encoded by the coding sequence ATGTATCTCGGCATAGACGTATCAAAACGCACACTAGATTGCTGTCTGATTTCAGACAGCCTTTTTTTTGAAAGGAAGTTTGACAACGGCCAAGACGGCTTTCAGAAGCTGAAAGAATGGCTGCAAGAACACGAAGCAGACGAAACACTACATTGCTGTTGCGAAGCAACGGGCAAATACTATCAGGCGGCAGCGGAGTTTTTGGCCGAAAGCTACACCGTAAGCGTAGAGAACCCGCGCAAGATAAAAGGCTACGGCACGGCCAAGCTGCAAAGGTCGAAGACCGACCGACTGGACGCAAGGCTGATAGCAGGATACTGCCGCGACATGAAGCCCCGACCGTGGCAGCAGCCCGACCAAGCACAAACCAAACTGAAAGAACTCAACCAATACCGCCAGCGGCTAAAGCGGCAGAAAGCCGCAGAGCAGACTAAAATACAGACCGTTCCTGAATACCTTGTCCAACTCGTGAAGGCACACATTGAACACCTGCAAGACCAAATCAGATTAGTAAACGGCCAAATCAAACAGTTCTACCAAGACCACCCGATCCATAAACAGAACCGCAGACGGCTGCAAACCATCACGGGCGTAGGCGAAGCCGCCGCCGATGCACTGCTTGCCGTGCTGGCCGCACACCAACGGTTTAAGAGTGCAAAGCAGTTGACGGCCTATCTAGGATTAGACCCCAAGACCCACCAGTCGGGAACAAGCGTCAACGGCAGAGAGCGGATTTCAAAGGTCGGCAGCGTCCACATAAGAACCGCCCTGTATATGCCGGCAATGCAGGCATACCGCAGCAGCACCTTTGCCGCGTTCGTGAACAGGCTCAAAACCAACGGCAAAAGGCCGAAACAAATCATTGTCGCCCTGATGCGGAAACTGGCCGTCATTGCCTACCACCTGATAAAGACAGGTAGCGATTTCGAAGAAAAACGCTATTTGTAG
- the ppc gene encoding phosphoenolpyruvate carboxylase, which yields MQLHILNNPKDAALAADAEFLKQSLYKLLHEEASPLVVETVKLLSTSDDSAALIEKVLPQLDEQQTHDLTLACGLFAQILNIAEDVHHERRRQIHEEAGHGGAEGSLAETVRKLKAAKIGGKAVQKQLNTTNVTAVLTAHPTEVQRQTVLNFNRRIRALLPRRERCTHADALAELRREIDTILLGLWQTSETRHHKLSVNDEINNGVSIFPMSFFEALPKLYRSMEREFQTTYPDVDVPDILKIGGWIGGDRDGNPFVSAETLRFAFRRHADAVFRFYRGELDKLYRELPLSVRRVKVNDDVMALSDESPDEEIARTEEPYRRAIAYIMARVMGKARSLGLGMGCKFGFMMPYASAQEFSDDLHKLQRSLRDNGSALLGEGRLADLIRSVSVFGFHMMPLDLRQHAEKHADVVAELFKHAGLEDYGSLSETEKQTVLLRELKHQRPLSSPFITYSEHTRREMAIFNEARNIKDEFGENAVTQSIISNCEQPSDLLALALLLKESGLLTVENGKPQSRINIVPLFETIEALENACPVMETMFSNEWYRDLLQSRDNIQEIMLGYSDSNKDGGYVTSSWCLYQAELGLVELFKKYDVRMRLFHGRGGSVGRGGGPSYQAILAQPAGSVAGQIRITEQGEVITAKYADPGNAVRNLETLVAATLEASLLPDQKDPEPALMQALSDVSFKYYRELITHPDFIDYFLQTSPIQEIATLNLGSRPASRKTLARIQDLRAIPWVFSWMQNRLMLPAWYGFGSAVESLCEGKPETLAALREHAQHNPFFQAMLSNMEQVMAKTDITLAENYAGLSESPEKAAVIFGMIKEEYQRSRKALLDLLQTDELLRDNRSLARSLALRIPYLNALNGLQVAMLKRLRKDPHDPHTLLMVHLTINGVAQGLRNTG from the coding sequence ATGCAACTGCATATCCTGAACAATCCCAAAGACGCGGCTCTGGCGGCAGACGCGGAATTTTTGAAACAATCTTTGTACAAACTCCTGCACGAAGAAGCCTCGCCTTTGGTGGTGGAAACGGTCAAACTGTTGTCCACTTCGGACGACAGCGCGGCTTTGATTGAGAAGGTTTTGCCGCAACTGGACGAACAACAAACCCACGACCTTACGCTTGCCTGCGGCCTGTTTGCGCAGATTCTGAATATCGCCGAAGACGTACACCACGAACGCCGCCGCCAAATCCACGAAGAGGCGGGACACGGCGGCGCGGAAGGCAGCCTGGCGGAAACGGTACGCAAACTCAAAGCGGCGAAAATCGGCGGCAAGGCGGTTCAAAAACAATTAAATACGACCAATGTTACCGCCGTTCTGACCGCGCACCCGACCGAAGTGCAACGCCAAACCGTGTTGAACTTCAACCGCCGCATCCGCGCCCTCCTGCCCCGCCGCGAACGCTGCACCCATGCCGACGCGCTGGCGGAATTGCGCCGCGAAATCGACACTATCTTATTGGGCTTATGGCAAACCAGCGAAACGCGCCACCACAAACTCAGCGTCAACGATGAAATCAACAACGGCGTATCCATCTTCCCGATGAGTTTCTTCGAGGCGCTGCCCAAACTCTACCGCAGCATGGAACGCGAGTTTCAGACGACCTATCCTGATGTGGACGTGCCCGACATCTTAAAAATCGGCGGCTGGATAGGCGGCGACCGCGACGGCAATCCGTTTGTCTCCGCCGAAACCCTGCGTTTTGCTTTCCGCCGCCATGCCGACGCCGTGTTCCGTTTTTACCGTGGCGAACTCGACAAACTCTACCGCGAGCTGCCGCTTTCCGTCCGCCGCGTCAAAGTCAACGACGACGTAATGGCGTTGTCCGACGAATCGCCCGACGAAGAAATCGCCCGCACCGAAGAGCCGTACCGCCGCGCCATCGCCTACATCATGGCGCGCGTGATGGGCAAAGCCCGCTCGCTCGGCTTGGGTATGGGCTGCAAATTCGGCTTCATGATGCCTTACGCCTCCGCGCAAGAGTTTTCAGACGACCTCCACAAGCTGCAACGCTCCCTGCGCGACAACGGCAGCGCGCTTTTGGGCGAAGGCAGGCTCGCCGACCTGATCCGCTCCGTGTCCGTGTTCGGCTTCCACATGATGCCGCTCGACTTGCGCCAACACGCGGAAAAACACGCCGATGTCGTCGCTGAACTCTTCAAACACGCCGGTTTGGAAGACTACGGCAGCCTTTCCGAAACGGAAAAACAAACCGTCCTGCTGCGCGAGCTGAAACACCAGCGGCCGCTGTCCAGCCCGTTCATCACTTACAGCGAACACACCCGCCGCGAAATGGCGATTTTCAACGAAGCGCGCAACATCAAAGACGAATTCGGTGAAAACGCCGTTACCCAAAGCATCATCTCCAACTGCGAACAGCCCAGCGACCTGCTCGCCCTCGCGCTGCTGCTTAAAGAAAGCGGTCTGTTGACAGTTGAAAACGGCAAACCGCAAAGCCGCATCAACATCGTCCCCCTCTTCGAAACCATCGAAGCCCTCGAAAACGCCTGCCCCGTCATGGAAACCATGTTCAGCAACGAATGGTACCGCGACCTGCTGCAAAGCCGCGACAACATTCAGGAAATCATGCTCGGCTATTCCGATTCCAATAAAGATGGCGGCTACGTGACCAGCTCTTGGTGTCTCTATCAGGCGGAATTGGGTTTGGTCGAACTCTTCAAAAAATACGATGTCCGTATGCGCCTCTTCCACGGCCGCGGCGGCAGCGTCGGACGCGGCGGCGGCCCGTCTTACCAAGCCATCCTCGCCCAACCGGCGGGCAGCGTTGCCGGACAAATCCGCATCACCGAGCAAGGCGAAGTCATCACCGCAAAATACGCCGACCCCGGCAACGCCGTGCGCAACCTCGAAACCCTCGTCGCCGCCACGCTCGAAGCCAGCCTGCTGCCCGATCAAAAAGACCCCGAACCCGCGCTCATGCAGGCATTGTCGGACGTATCGTTCAAATACTACCGCGAGCTGATTACCCACCCCGACTTCATCGACTATTTCCTGCAAACCAGCCCCATACAGGAAATCGCCACCCTCAACCTCGGCAGCCGCCCCGCCAGCCGCAAAACTTTGGCGCGGATACAGGATTTGCGCGCGATACCGTGGGTGTTCTCATGGATGCAAAACCGCCTGATGCTGCCCGCGTGGTACGGCTTCGGCAGCGCAGTGGAAAGCCTGTGCGAAGGCAAACCCGAAACCCTCGCCGCCCTGCGGGAACACGCGCAGCACAACCCCTTCTTCCAAGCCATGCTCTCCAATATGGAACAAGTCATGGCGAAAACCGACATCACCCTCGCCGAAAACTACGCCGGCTTGAGCGAATCGCCCGAAAAAGCCGCCGTCATCTTCGGCATGATTAAGGAAGAATACCAACGCAGCCGCAAAGCCCTGCTTGACCTTTTGCAAACCGACGAACTCTTGCGCGACAACCGCAGCCTCGCCCGTTCGCTCGCCCTGCGGATTCCGTACCTGAACGCGCTCAACGGCCTGCAAGTCGCCATGCTCAAACGCCTGCGCAAAGACCCGCACGACCCGCACACCCTCCTGATGGTGCACCTGACCATCAACGGCGTGGCACAAGGTTTGCGCAATACAGGTTAA
- a CDS encoding cyclic pyranopterin monophosphate synthase MoaC, which yields MFNFNSVRENDKRQPTVRTAVASGSINMSTSAIKVLAENATQNAGILNVARIAAVQGIKQVGLLVPLYQPLPLQHVRVDFDVDVELAYVKATVTVSSEVGKSITTEAVTGVNIALISIYDMMKEVDQSMMMTRIHLESESGGERGPFVFDDAYENIEF from the coding sequence ATGTTCAACTTCAATTCCGTACGAGAAAACGACAAACGCCAACCCACCGTCCGCACCGCCGTGGCAAGCGGCTCCATCAACATGAGCACCTCCGCCATCAAAGTTTTGGCGGAAAACGCCACCCAAAACGCAGGCATCCTCAACGTCGCCCGTATCGCCGCCGTCCAAGGCATCAAGCAGGTCGGACTGCTTGTCCCGCTTTACCAGCCACTCCCCCTGCAACACGTCCGCGTCGATTTCGATGTCGATGTCGAACTCGCCTACGTCAAAGCCACCGTAACCGTTTCCTCGGAAGTCGGCAAAAGCATCACGACCGAAGCCGTCACCGGCGTCAACATCGCCCTCATATCCATCTACGACATGATGAAAGAAGTCGACCAGTCCATGATGATGACCCGCATCCACCTCGAATCCGAAAGCGGCGGCGAACGCGGCCCGTTCGTATTCGACGATGCCTACGAAAACATCGAATTCTGA
- a CDS encoding HesA/MoeB/ThiF family protein, protein MNDQQLLRYSRHILLDEIGIEGQEKMLAASVLAVGCGGLGAAALPYLAASGVGKLIIADHDTIDDTNLQRQTTFTEADIGQAKAQVMAGRLKAVNSACDITALTEKLDEARLTELMRAADIVLDCTDNYPTRQAINRAAVATRTPLVSGAAVRFEGQIAVYRPDLTDSPCYACLFDGDTADDGACALFGVFSPLVGIIGATQAAEALKILTGAGEPAHGKLTAYNALTAKWQTFRVHKNPDCGVCSKAHRS, encoded by the coding sequence ATGAACGACCAACAACTGCTCCGTTACAGCCGCCACATCCTTCTCGACGAAATCGGTATCGAAGGGCAGGAAAAAATGCTCGCCGCCAGCGTCCTCGCCGTCGGCTGCGGCGGACTGGGCGCGGCAGCCCTCCCGTATCTTGCCGCATCAGGCGTCGGCAAACTCATCATCGCCGACCACGACACCATAGACGATACCAACCTCCAACGCCAAACCACTTTCACCGAAGCCGATATCGGACAAGCCAAAGCGCAAGTGATGGCAGGTCGTCTGAAAGCCGTCAACAGCGCGTGCGACATTACCGCCTTGACTGAAAAGCTGGACGAAGCCCGCCTGACCGAACTCATGCGCGCCGCCGACATCGTCCTCGACTGCACCGACAACTACCCCACCCGCCAAGCCATCAACCGCGCCGCCGTCGCTACCCGTACCCCGCTGGTTTCCGGCGCCGCCGTGCGTTTTGAAGGACAAATCGCCGTGTACCGCCCCGACTTGACTGACAGCCCTTGCTACGCCTGCCTGTTTGACGGCGACACCGCCGACGACGGCGCCTGCGCACTGTTCGGCGTATTTTCCCCGTTGGTCGGCATCATCGGCGCCACCCAAGCTGCCGAAGCCCTCAAAATCCTCACCGGCGCAGGCGAACCGGCACACGGCAAACTGACGGCCTACAACGCCCTTACCGCCAAATGGCAGACATTCCGCGTCCACAAAAATCCCGATTGCGGCGTATGCAGCAAAGCGCACCGGTCGTAG